The following coding sequences are from one Sesamum indicum cultivar Zhongzhi No. 13 linkage group LG11, S_indicum_v1.0, whole genome shotgun sequence window:
- the LOC110012923 gene encoding uncharacterized protein LOC110012923, whose product MTSSFGTSIEHITAVKAYLDRLFTIKDLGVAKYFLGLEVARSSQGIIVTQTRYIKHIVMDTGLLHARAATTPLPPGIKFTEDAGAQLPHPELYRRLVGRLLYLNFTRPDTSHAC is encoded by the coding sequence ATGACATCCTCGTTTGGTACATCTATTGAGCACATAACTGCAGTCAAAGCTTATCTCGATCGCTTATTCACCATCAAGGATTTGGGTGTCGCCAAATACTTCTTGGGGCTGGAAGTAGCTCGCTCTTCTCAAGGTATCATTGTCACTCAAACTAGATACATCAAGCATATTGTGATGGACACTGGTCTGCTTCATGCTCGTGCTGCGACCACCCCTCTACCTCCCGGTATTAAATTTACAGAGGATGCAGGCGCTCAGCTTCCTCACCCTGAACTTTACCGTCGTCTTGTTGGGAGGCTTCTCTATCTCAATTTCACAAGACCGGACACTTCCCATGCTTGCTAA